In the candidate division WOR-3 bacterium genome, TCCCAATTTTAGTGAAGGTCGTGATAAATCAAAGATTGATGAGATTGTGAAAGTTATTGAATCAGCAGGGGTTCAGATCCTTGATGTTGAAATGAATCCGGACCATAATCGTGCGGTATTGACATTTATTGGTGAGCCAGAGCAAGTTCTTGAGGCGGCATTTAATGCGGCAAAAAAAGCAGCAGAGCTGATTGATTTAACAAAACATAAGGGGGAACATCCAAGAATTGGTGCTACAGATGTAATCCCTTTTGTCCCAATCAGCAATATTTCTACCGAAGAGTGTGTTGAACTTGCAAGGAGGCTTGGTAAGAGGATTGCTGAAGAACTTGATATACCTGTTTATCTCTATGAAGCCGCTGCAACAAGACCTGATAGGGAAAACCTTGCCAATATAAGAAAAGGCGAATTTGAAGGCTTGAGCAAAGAGATTGAAACCAATCCAGATAGATATCCTGATTTTGGTAAACCCAAGATACATCCTACTGCCGGTGCCACTGTTGTCGGTGCCCGTTTCCCATTGATTGCCTATAATATAAATCTCAACACCAGTGATGTAAATATTGCTAAAAATATTGCTAAGGCGATAAGATTCAGGGATGGTGGATTCAGGTATGCCAAGGCACTTGGTTTTGAATTGAAGGAAGAAGGGATCGCCCAGGTTTCAATAAATATGACGAATTATCTTGGCACACCTTTGTATCGCGTGTTTGAAATGGTCAAAATTGAAGCCCAGCGATATGGCGTATCTATTAAAGAATCAGAGATTGTTGGACTTGTTCCAGAAAAGGCGTTGATTGATACCGCAATCTTTTATCTGCAATTAAACCGATTCAATGAGAACCAGATACTTGAATACCATCTGCGCGGAACAGTAAAAAAAGAAGAGAGTTTATATGAATTCTTGAGCCATCTTTCTGATGCAACGCCTACCCCAGGGGGTGGGAGTGTTGCTGCATTACAGGGGGCGCTGGGTGCTGCCCTTCTTTCAATGGTTACTGGACTTACGGTGAAAAAGGTTGATGACCAGGAACTTAAAGGATTCCATGGTTTACTGAAGATTGCAGTTAGTGATTTTTACAAGTTGATTGAAGAGGATAAGAATGCCTTTGACGAAGTGATGAAGGCATATCGTATGCCCAAGGCAATTGAAGAAGAGAAAAAACTTCGTTCTCTCGCGATCCAGGAGGCATTAAAGAAGGCGACGAATGTGCCGCTTAGCGTATGCGAGAAGATATTTAGTCTTTATCCATTTATCCGTGTTCTATTAAAGAAAGGACTGAAGACAGCAATTTCGGATGTGGGAGTTGCAATTTATACCCTGCATAGCGGATTTTTGAGTGCCCGGGCTAATGTTTTAATAAACTTACCATCAATAACTGATACTGATTTCGTTAATAGAATAAAGATAAGGATTGATGAATTAAAAACTGAAGAATTAAAGACCTATCAGGAATTGGATGAAGAATTTGCTAAATCCCAGTAAATGTCGATATTCTATATTGACAAATTATTAAAATCAATTATAATTCGTAAGGTAGGTTGATAATGGAAGCAGAGATAATAGAAAAAAGTCGTCAGTATATACATGAAGGAAAATATGAGAAGGCACAGATAATTTTACGCCGTGCCCTTGATGAGACACCGAATCGTGCCCAGGTGCTTGAACTCTGTGGCGACCTGGCGTCAAGACTTGGAAGATTGAATGAGGCTGTTACACGCTATGAACATGCCTTTGAAAATTATACACATAGTGGGCAATATGCTGAGGCAATTATCTGTCTCGAAAAAATTTTAATGATTGATGAAATGAATGAAAGTGTTCTTTTCCGTCTTGTTGATCTGTATCATTTTTATGGTTTGCGCAACGAAGCGATAAAAAAACTCATTAATTTTGCCTCCAAAACACTGGAGAAGAAAAACGAAACCCTTTTCGTTTCGGCATTGCGCAAGGTTGTTGAATTCCAACCAAAAAATTTACCATTGAGGCTTTCTCTGGCAAAATTGCTTTTTTCAGTAAACCGCACCCGTGAGGCAGAAGATGAATTGATTAAACTAAAGGGACTTGCTAACGAAATAAACGACGAAACCATACTGAGTGAAATTAAAAAATTGTTGCCTCAAACAGATGGTGGCGAAGAACTCGATCCCAAAAGTCGTATTGAACTTGGTAATCTATTGTACGAAATTGGCTCTCGGGATGAGGCGATTATTGAATTTAAAAAGGCCGCGGATGATCTTATCCGTGAAGGAAAATATGATGAGGCAGTAAATGTTTTAAATCGCATACTGGAGATTGACCCCAATAATAGTGAGGCACTCCAGAAGATAAAAGAACTAAAGCCCGGCGTTAAACCTGAAGAGAAGATTGAAGTTACAAAACCTGAAGAACCGCAAGAAACAAGCCCTGTTTCTTTGGAGATAACTGAAGAAGAATTAAAAAAAGAAGAAATTCCATCCCCACAAATTGCTGATGATACGGCTTCTGCAATCCAGAGTGATCTTGAGATCCTCGCCGACTTGAGTAAAGAGATTGAGGGCTTTACACCTATTACTGAGAAAGAATCACCACCACCCAAAATAGAACCAGTAATTGAAACCAAATCCATAGAAGAAACAAAAAAAGAGCCGGTTGCGGAATCCAAACCTTCTGAAATTCCACCCCTTGAAGGGCAGATTGCTGATATTGAATTTTTACTTAAAGAATCTGAAGTAGTTGCACCAACACCAAGAAATTTTGAGGTGGCAAAGCAATTTGATGATTTTCGGACGAATATTACCTGGGAAATTGATGATGTCAACAAGAAGATAATGTTGGCAAAGATGGCGATGGATTCTGGATTATATGAAATTGCACTCTCTTATTTGCAGGAAGAAAAAGATAAAAAAGAATTTTGGCCAACTTCAGTAGAAATAATTGGACAGTCACTAATTAAATTAGGTAAATATAATGAGGCAATAAAAGTGATTGGTCCAATAATACTTCTTGAAGAAATTCCAGAGGATAAAAAAGTTGAGTTGAGATATTTGCTTGCATCAGGTTATGAAGGCCTGGGCGATTTTGAAAATGCCTTAAGAGAGATTGAACATATTATGGCAATCAATCCAGATTATCGGGATATAAAAGAGATATATACATTACTGGGTGGTAAAATGGAAGTAACTGCACCTGCACCTGAACCTGAAGTAGCAATTCATGAAGAAAAAATTCAAGAAACAAAACCGGTAGAAGTGTTTGGAGAAACATATAGACCCGAACCTGTTAAGGAACCCGAACCCGTTGTTGAAGAATCTGTTTTTCCAATGACAGAAAAATTTGTGGAAAAGCCGGTTGAGGAATCGATACCTGTGAAAGAGGAACCGCTTATTGAGGAGAGAATTCCGATAAAGGAAGAATATCCCGAAGAAGGAAAGATTGATATTGAAGAAAAGGGTGAAAATATTGCTTTTCTATAAAACAGGAGGCTAAGTGGGTTATCAAGAATTTTATCAATTAAAATTTGAACCGTTTGCAAATCTTCCAGATCCCAGATTTTATTTTAACTCGCCACAGCATGCACTTGCCAAAGAATATTTGCTACACGCCGCACGTGGAACAAGGGGTCTGGCAATATTGTTGGGAGATATAGGAACCGGTAAAACAATGCTGGTGCGTAAACTATTGACTGAACTTCAGTCAACCGGGAAATTTCAAGTAGGTATGATTGTGTTAACCCATTCTGAATTTCCTACAGGATGGCTATTTTCAAAGATTGCCAATCTTGTTGGGTTGAGTGATCTGGGGACGACAAGCACGGAGATAATCTCTCGTATATCAAGCAGATTAAGGGAGATATACCGTAGAAATGAGCGGACTGTAATAATAATTGATGAAGCGAATAAACTAAAAAGCCCTGACATTCTTGAAGAAATCAGAGGTTTGTTGAACTTAGAGATTGCTGATACAAGGTTGATTTCTTTCATTCTGAGCGGCTTGCCGGAACTGGAGTCATTTCTTATGATGAATCGTGCATTGTATCAAAGAATTGCAATAAAAGTTAAGTTGAAACCGATGGGTAGTGAGACAATAAGGGCTTATATTAACCACCGTCTTAAAATTGCAGGTGCTCAAAATCAGATCTTTACACCAATGGCGCAAGAGATTATATGTAGATATTCTGAAGGCAGACCCAGGCTTGTAAATATAATTTGTGATAATGCCTTGTTAGAAGGCTATGTTCAAAGAAAACAAACAATTGATGAGGCAATTATTGAAAGAGTAATTAGCAATTTAGGTTTGAGATTTGAATAATGGCTGATGTAGGTTCAATAAAAAGATATGTAGCAGAGTTACAGGCAAAAGGCGAGATAAATAAAGCCATTGCTGAACTTGAAAAAGCAATTAAAGATTTTCCCCAGGAAGGTTCTTTGTTTAATATATTGGGCGATTTATACATTAAGGTGAATCGCCAGAAAGACGCCTTAAATATATACGAGCAAGGTGCCTATGCACTATTTGAAGAGACGTTCTACTCAAATGCCGTCTCAATGTGTAAAAAGATATTGAGACTTGATAAAGATCGCACGGAAATTTATAAATTGCTTGGGGATTGTCATAAAGAATTAGGACTATTTGTTGAAGCCGCTAATTATTATCTTGAATATGCAGAACGGAAGATGAGAAATAATGAAATAGATGCGGCATTAAAGACTTATGAAGCAATAAAAGAACTCGTTCCCAATAACTATAAGATTATACAGACCATTTCAGCAATCTATGAAAAAATTGGCAGAAAAGAACAGAGTGCAGATTTGTTGAAAGAGGCGGAACGGATTGAGACAAAGCAAAAGGAATTGAAAGAGACGATTACTGCTCAGGTATCTCCCCCTGAGGTAGAGGTACCTAAGGTTGAGGAAAAAATTAAGGTACCAGAACCTGAAATACCAGAGATTGAGCCAGAAAAAGTAGCAGAACCGATAAAAGAAGTAGCAGTAGAGGAAGTAAAGAAAAAAATAAAGGAAGAGGTAAAACAAGTAGTGGAAGAAAAGGTGGTTGAGACTCAAGAAGTGAAAGAAGTTGCACAACCACAAGTTGAAGTTGCTCCGCCACCAAAAGAGGAATTATCACTTGAAGATTTTGTATCACCCGAAGTTGCACAATTGCTCAAGGATGAAGTAGAGATAAAAGAACCAGAAGTTGAAGCTGTTGAAGAAGAGGTGGCAGAACCCGAGGAACTTTCCGAGATTGATAGAACTCGCCAGCTTGCCGAAATTTACTTAAATTTAGGTGAAGACGAGGAGGCGATCAATTGTTTTAGAGATGCAGCAGCGCTGGCATTCAAGGAAAAGAAATATGACCAGGCGATGGAATTGTATAAAAAAGTTGCTGATTTGAGGCCTCTTGATTTAAAATCACGACAGCGTCTGATTGAGATTGCAAAACTTAAAGAAGATAAAGCACTACAGGTTAATTTTATGATTGAGCTGGCAGAGACTCTTAATAGGCGTGAAGCAAGGACTGAGGCACAATCAGTCTTGCGAAAGATTCTTGAATTGGACCCCGAAAATGCCGTTGCTCAGACTATGATTGAAGAAGAAGCAAAGGCAAAAGAATTTATTGACCTGGGACAGGTTTTAAGAAGTGAAATTGAAGGAGAACCAGCCCAATCAAGTCTCCAGAATATCAATGATTTGATATCGCAATTTCGCAAAGAGGTTTTTGAATCAATCGGTGAGGGTGATTATCGTTCCCATTATGACCTTGGTGTTGCATATAAAGGAATGGGATTATTTCAGGAGGCAATAGAAGAGTTTGAAATTGCGGCGAAGGATGAGAATTTGAAATTAAAATCCTATGAAATGATTGCGGCATGTTTGATTGAAAAGGGTAAGGTTGATGAAGCAATTAAAGTATTGAATGAAGGTTTATCATTACCTAATAGACCAGTGAGCGAATATTTTGGTTTGCATTTTTTATTAGGCAATGCATATGAAATGCAGAATAATTTAAAAATGGCGATAAAATCATATATTAATGCGGCAAATATTGATAAATCTGTGCCCGATTTACTTAAAAAAATAAATGAACTGAAAGATAAACTTACTGAAGAATTGAAAAAGCGGGCACAGATTCCATCACCTCCTCCTAAGGAAACACCCCAAGTTGTCCAAACCGAGGAGGTATCTAAACCCAAAAAATCAAAGGTTACCTATCTCTAAAAAGGAGTAAAAATTGGGCTATGAAAGTTTTTACAAATTAAAAGAGCACCCGTTTAGTTTTACAACCGATGAGAAGTTTTATTACAATTCACCCCAGCATGCCAAGGCACTCGCAAAACTTACACACGCAGTAGAGACTGAAAAAGGACTTGCATTATTAATTGGCGATATTGGAACCGGTAAAACCACCCTTTCCCGTCGTTTACTTGATCAGCTGATCAGCAATAATATAGAGGCAACATTACTGGTTATTATTCACTCCGAAATAACATCACTTTGGTTTTTGAAGAAAATTGCCTTGATGCTTGAGACACCGGTTGAATCCGAAAATAAAATAGAAATCATCACTACAGTTTACCACCGTCTACTTGACCTTACGGGCAAGAATAAGAAGGTTGTGATACTGATAGATGAAGCAAATATGCTACAGAGAAAGGATTTGATGGAAGAAATTCGTGGATTATTAAATCTTGAGTCTGAGCGCGGTAAATTATTAAATTTTATTCTTTTTGGCTTACCAGAAATGGAAGATTATTTAAAACTTGACCCAGCATTATACCAACGAGTAGCCGTGAGATGTGTCCTTGAGGCACTTGATCAGGAGACAACACAGAATTATATTGTCCATCGGCTCAGAGTTGCTGGCTGTGCGAGACCTCTTTTTACGGGCGGTGCAATGAAGAGTATTTATCAATATTCAAAGGGTGTGCCCAGAATGATAAATGCAATATGTGATAATGCACTACTTGAAGGTTTCCTTTTAAAGAAAGAAATAGTTGACGAAAAAATTATTGTTGATGTTTGTCGTGATCTTGGCTTGACTTAGGAAAGCAATCATTTGGCATATTTTTACGCTGACCTTCATATCCACACAACTCATTCTGATGGTGTTTGTAATCCAAAAGATGTAATTGATATTTCTCTAAAATCTGGTATTTTTGTCATTGCAATTGCTGACCATGATTCTGTATCGGGCATAGATGAGGCAATTGAATATGCAAAAAATAGAGTTGAAATTATCCCGGCAGTTGAATTGAGTTCTAATATTGGAAGTTGCGATATTCATATCCTCGGATACTATATTGACTATCATTCATCTGATTTTTTAAACTATCTTGAAGAATTTAAAAAATATAGATTTATCAGGGCAAAAAAGATTGTTGAAAAACTCTGTCGGGCAGGAATGAAGATAGATTTTGAACAGGTAAAACAAATAGCGAAAAATAGTACTATGGGAAGGCCTCATATTGCCGAGGCACTTTTGGAAACAGGGTATGTTCGTTCTATAGGCGAAGCATTTTCTCGTTATCTCGGTTATCATTGTCCATATTACGAACCGAAAAAAGAAGTAAGCCCGAAAGAGGCAATACAGAGGATAAAAAAATGCGGAGGTATTCCTGTTGTCGCACACCCGGGAATGATAGGGGCAGAGAGTGGATTGCTGTATAAGTTAATAAGTGAAGGTGTCCTGGGAATTGAAGTCTGGCATCCAGAACATACACATAAACAGGAAGATGATTTTTATGAAATAGCAATGAAACATGGATTATTGATGACTGGCGGTTCTGATTTCCATGGCTATCCGCGCGGTTATTGTAAGATTGGAGAGTATGGTTGTAGTAAATCAGAGGTTGCTTATTTGAAGGGACTGGCTGGTAAAAATTCAAATAAAAAATGAAATTTTATGGAAAGGAGTATTTATGAATATAGAAGAGATTAAAAAAATTTTACCCCATCGTGAACCATTTTTGTTTGTAGATGAAGTATTGGAAATAAGTGATAAAAGAATTGTCGCAAAACGCACCATTAAAAATGACGAATATTTTTTCAAAGGGCATTTTCCTTCTGAACCAATAATGCCCGGGGTTCTGATTGTTGAGGCAATTGCCCAGACCGGTGGCGTTATGTTGTTGAGAAAATATCCCGGCGCAATTCCTTTGTTTATGGGTATTGATAAGGCGCGGTTCAGAAAGATTGTTAGACCTGGAGATACTTTAATAATGGAGGTTGAATTATTACAGGAAAGGGGGATGATTGTCAAAATTTCCGGTGTTGCAAAAGTTAATAACGAAATCACCTGTGAAGCAGTAATAATGGCAGGGATAAAAAAGTAGCAGAGAATTTCATAGAAAAATAATACAGGTTTTTTCTTGTTTAGATAATATAGTTTAAATAGGCGATAAAATCTTGAATTTTGCTAAATTTTTACTATAATTAAAATACTATGCAGACTATTGGTAGAAAAAAACGGACGTTCAACCGCTATAAAAAGTTCTCTGGGAAGGCAGGTTATGTCAGGGATTTGGGTGTTTCATACCCAGAATCTGTTGCAGTTGAAAAGAAGCGTCGGGAATTTGGTGAGCATTTAACTTCAGTTGACATCTTTAGAGAATATATACTACCTGAAATTAAAAATCAAC is a window encoding:
- the fabZ gene encoding 3-hydroxyacyl-ACP dehydratase FabZ → MNIEEIKKILPHREPFLFVDEVLEISDKRIVAKRTIKNDEYFFKGHFPSEPIMPGVLIVEAIAQTGGVMLLRKYPGAIPLFMGIDKARFRKIVRPGDTLIMEVELLQERGMIVKISGVAKVNNEITCEAVIMAGIKK
- a CDS encoding AAA family ATPase — its product is MGYESFYKLKEHPFSFTTDEKFYYNSPQHAKALAKLTHAVETEKGLALLIGDIGTGKTTLSRRLLDQLISNNIEATLLVIIHSEITSLWFLKKIALMLETPVESENKIEIITTVYHRLLDLTGKNKKVVILIDEANMLQRKDLMEEIRGLLNLESERGKLLNFILFGLPEMEDYLKLDPALYQRVAVRCVLEALDQETTQNYIVHRLRVAGCARPLFTGGAMKSIYQYSKGVPRMINAICDNALLEGFLLKKEIVDEKIIVDVCRDLGLT
- a CDS encoding AAA family ATPase gives rise to the protein MGYQEFYQLKFEPFANLPDPRFYFNSPQHALAKEYLLHAARGTRGLAILLGDIGTGKTMLVRKLLTELQSTGKFQVGMIVLTHSEFPTGWLFSKIANLVGLSDLGTTSTEIISRISSRLREIYRRNERTVIIIDEANKLKSPDILEEIRGLLNLEIADTRLISFILSGLPELESFLMMNRALYQRIAIKVKLKPMGSETIRAYINHRLKIAGAQNQIFTPMAQEIICRYSEGRPRLVNIICDNALLEGYVQRKQTIDEAIIERVISNLGLRFE
- a CDS encoding tetratricopeptide repeat protein, with translation MADVGSIKRYVAELQAKGEINKAIAELEKAIKDFPQEGSLFNILGDLYIKVNRQKDALNIYEQGAYALFEETFYSNAVSMCKKILRLDKDRTEIYKLLGDCHKELGLFVEAANYYLEYAERKMRNNEIDAALKTYEAIKELVPNNYKIIQTISAIYEKIGRKEQSADLLKEAERIETKQKELKETITAQVSPPEVEVPKVEEKIKVPEPEIPEIEPEKVAEPIKEVAVEEVKKKIKEEVKQVVEEKVVETQEVKEVAQPQVEVAPPPKEELSLEDFVSPEVAQLLKDEVEIKEPEVEAVEEEVAEPEELSEIDRTRQLAEIYLNLGEDEEAINCFRDAAALAFKEKKYDQAMELYKKVADLRPLDLKSRQRLIEIAKLKEDKALQVNFMIELAETLNRREARTEAQSVLRKILELDPENAVAQTMIEEEAKAKEFIDLGQVLRSEIEGEPAQSSLQNINDLISQFRKEVFESIGEGDYRSHYDLGVAYKGMGLFQEAIEEFEIAAKDENLKLKSYEMIAACLIEKGKVDEAIKVLNEGLSLPNRPVSEYFGLHFLLGNAYEMQNNLKMAIKSYINAANIDKSVPDLLKKINELKDKLTEELKKRAQIPSPPPKETPQVVQTEEVSKPKKSKVTYL
- the ftcD gene encoding glutamate formimidoyltransferase, encoding MKQIVECVPNFSEGRDKSKIDEIVKVIESAGVQILDVEMNPDHNRAVLTFIGEPEQVLEAAFNAAKKAAELIDLTKHKGEHPRIGATDVIPFVPISNISTEECVELARRLGKRIAEELDIPVYLYEAAATRPDRENLANIRKGEFEGLSKEIETNPDRYPDFGKPKIHPTAGATVVGARFPLIAYNINLNTSDVNIAKNIAKAIRFRDGGFRYAKALGFELKEEGIAQVSINMTNYLGTPLYRVFEMVKIEAQRYGVSIKESEIVGLVPEKALIDTAIFYLQLNRFNENQILEYHLRGTVKKEESLYEFLSHLSDATPTPGGGSVAALQGALGAALLSMVTGLTVKKVDDQELKGFHGLLKIAVSDFYKLIEEDKNAFDEVMKAYRMPKAIEEEKKLRSLAIQEALKKATNVPLSVCEKIFSLYPFIRVLLKKGLKTAISDVGVAIYTLHSGFLSARANVLINLPSITDTDFVNRIKIRIDELKTEELKTYQELDEEFAKSQ
- a CDS encoding PHP domain-containing protein — translated: MAYFYADLHIHTTHSDGVCNPKDVIDISLKSGIFVIAIADHDSVSGIDEAIEYAKNRVEIIPAVELSSNIGSCDIHILGYYIDYHSSDFLNYLEEFKKYRFIRAKKIVEKLCRAGMKIDFEQVKQIAKNSTMGRPHIAEALLETGYVRSIGEAFSRYLGYHCPYYEPKKEVSPKEAIQRIKKCGGIPVVAHPGMIGAESGLLYKLISEGVLGIEVWHPEHTHKQEDDFYEIAMKHGLLMTGGSDFHGYPRGYCKIGEYGCSKSEVAYLKGLAGKNSNKK